The Corynebacterium tuberculostearicum genome window below encodes:
- the purT gene encoding formate-dependent phosphoribosylglycinamide formyltransferase, translating into MSTKQGSGPGEIAGHIGTPLTSNATKVLLLGSGELGKQLAMSFQNLGLEVHAVDSYAGAPAHQVAQYSYVADIKDAGRILQLAQEIQPHFVVPEVETVAVEALEEMEAHSDAIVVPSARACAMTQDRQCVREVAENIGLPVSAYRFASSVEELEEAVGELGFPCIIKPDVSTSGKGHMIARDEEDVRTAWETVRRVSSDSQRVVAERFVDFDLEVTLLAIRSIDPATGKLATWFSEPIGHRHERGDLVEEWQPTGMSEIALENARSVAARISNELGGRGVYCVELFVAGDDVYFSSVSPRPSDTAMLTCYTQRFSAFDLHARAILGYPIDATLVTPGASVVIHADEELNEVAYTGVAAALNYAETDVKLFGKPGAYKGRRMGLVSATAESAEEARDRAALAAHKIEVTSTPGLLAQGGARGIQPEADNVPDIEVVEYEGGVELDPKLASGVDDAD; encoded by the coding sequence GTGTCCACCAAACAGGGGTCAGGTCCAGGCGAGATCGCCGGTCATATTGGCACGCCGCTGACCAGCAATGCCACCAAGGTATTGCTGCTGGGCTCGGGCGAGCTGGGCAAGCAGCTGGCCATGTCCTTCCAGAACCTGGGCTTGGAGGTCCACGCGGTGGACTCGTATGCGGGCGCGCCGGCGCACCAGGTGGCGCAGTATAGCTACGTCGCCGATATCAAGGACGCCGGGCGCATCCTGCAGCTGGCGCAGGAGATTCAGCCGCATTTTGTGGTTCCGGAGGTAGAAACCGTTGCGGTAGAAGCGCTGGAGGAGATGGAGGCGCATAGCGACGCCATCGTGGTCCCCTCCGCCCGCGCCTGCGCCATGACGCAGGACCGCCAGTGCGTGCGCGAGGTGGCGGAGAATATCGGGCTGCCGGTCTCCGCGTATCGCTTTGCTAGCTCCGTGGAGGAACTGGAAGAAGCGGTGGGGGAGCTGGGCTTTCCGTGCATTATTAAGCCGGATGTGTCCACCTCCGGCAAGGGCCACATGATTGCCCGCGATGAGGAGGACGTGCGCACCGCATGGGAGACCGTGCGGCGCGTGTCCTCGGATTCGCAGCGCGTGGTGGCCGAGCGCTTCGTGGACTTTGACCTCGAGGTCACCCTGCTGGCTATCCGCTCCATCGATCCGGCGACGGGCAAGTTGGCCACGTGGTTTAGCGAGCCCATCGGTCACCGCCATGAGCGCGGCGACCTCGTGGAGGAGTGGCAGCCTACCGGCATGAGCGAGATTGCGCTGGAAAACGCGCGCTCGGTGGCCGCGCGCATCTCTAATGAGTTGGGCGGGCGCGGCGTGTACTGCGTGGAGCTCTTCGTTGCGGGCGATGATGTGTACTTTTCCTCCGTGTCCCCGCGGCCCTCGGATACGGCGATGCTGACCTGCTATACCCAGCGTTTTTCCGCCTTTGACCTGCATGCGCGCGCGATTTTGGGCTACCCCATCGACGCCACCCTGGTCACCCCTGGCGCTAGCGTGGTCATCCACGCGGATGAGGAGCTAAATGAGGTTGCCTATACCGGCGTCGCCGCGGCCCTCAACTACGCCGAGACGGACGTCAAACTCTTTGGCAAGCCCGGGGCTTACAAGGGTCGTCGCATGGGCTTGGTATCTGCCACCGCGGAAAGCGCGGAGGAGGCGCGCGACCGCGCAGCACTAGCGGCGCACAAGATCGAGGTGACCTCCACGCCGGGCCTTTTGGCCCAGGGCGGTGCGCGCGGCATCCAGCCGGAGGCGGATAACGTCCCCGATATCGAGGTCGTGGAGTACGAGGGCGGCGTGGAGCTCGACCCAAAGCTTGCCTCCGGCGTGGACGACGCCGACTAG
- a CDS encoding class F sortase, protein MGKHAQPQQPEDNGMSQYPASEEEGGVGKQGMGRGKLIAIIAAIVVVALVLLQVVLYLARDDEDEAGSAPETVASESASEESGPKSDAFVDDSGQQEHEYEAAPGEFKGFEGMSVGIDGEYAAVDPVQVTDQGVLLPPHDVTRVGWYSASAVPGEPGNVGSSVITGHINYQGQGTGYAEKFTKLKKDQEFTVVIDGQERTFRVTEAPYRLPKGSGFPDVVNDKEGENRLVLITCGGQFVGGALGYEDNIITVAEPVGEPEQPAEQPAGEAPAEAPAEAPAEAPAA, encoded by the coding sequence ATGGGAAAGCATGCGCAACCACAGCAGCCGGAAGACAATGGAATGTCGCAGTATCCGGCGAGTGAGGAAGAAGGGGGCGTCGGCAAGCAGGGCATGGGCCGTGGCAAGCTGATCGCTATTATCGCGGCCATCGTTGTGGTGGCATTGGTCTTGCTGCAGGTAGTGCTGTACTTGGCGCGCGATGATGAGGATGAGGCCGGCTCGGCACCAGAGACGGTGGCCAGCGAGAGTGCGTCGGAAGAATCCGGGCCGAAGTCCGATGCCTTCGTGGATGATTCGGGCCAGCAGGAGCACGAGTATGAGGCCGCGCCTGGTGAATTCAAGGGCTTTGAAGGCATGTCCGTGGGCATCGATGGCGAGTACGCGGCCGTGGACCCCGTACAGGTCACGGACCAGGGCGTGCTGCTTCCGCCACACGACGTCACCCGCGTGGGCTGGTACTCCGCCTCCGCTGTGCCGGGCGAGCCGGGCAATGTGGGCTCGAGTGTGATTACCGGCCACATTAACTACCAGGGCCAGGGCACTGGTTATGCGGAGAAGTTCACCAAGCTGAAGAAGGACCAGGAATTTACCGTGGTCATCGACGGCCAAGAGCGTACCTTCCGCGTGACCGAGGCGCCGTACCGCCTGCCGAAGGGCTCCGGATTCCCGGACGTGGTTAATGATAAGGAAGGCGAGAACCGCCTGGTTCTCATTACCTGCGGTGGCCAGTTCGTTGGTGGCGCGCTGGGTTATGAGGACAACATCATTACCGTGGCGGAGCCGGTAGGCGAGCCAGAGCAGCCCGCCGAGCAGCCGGCAGGGGAGGCTCCGGCCGAAGCCCCAGCCGAGGCTCCGGCTGAGGCACCTGCAGCCTAG
- a CDS encoding VaFE repeat-containing surface-anchored protein has protein sequence MVVDYLSSSPTGLDIRCPPNRGQVHPTEPTNPTEPTNPTEPTKPTTEEHKPGEPWVTTNADFAKGSHEVVAGAKVIDEVTYGGLVPGKEYTLKAELISKKDGKSVLGTGEKTFTPEKSKGMVPVTITVNDDVKEPVQAAVAFEELTSTEVNDKGEETPGTTPEKPNHIAEHKDINDDDQTVISHEVHDQDKPGGSSDGSSNGSSKDNKWWLILIPGIGLGKIIKDHFDHKDHGNHNGGHGDNTGSHNGGHGDNTGNHDGGNGHEVKGQDAPKGGNADNGHGRGVEVQGQEPEETGNALPSNAERVEIKSVPSGATELEPGMQDYIK, from the coding sequence ATGGTGGTAGATTACCTTTCTTCCAGCCCGACTGGGCTGGATATCAGGTGTCCACCAAACAGGGGTCAGGTCCACCCGACTGAGCCGACCAACCCGACTGAGCCGACCAACCCGACTGAGCCGACCAAGCCGACGACTGAGGAGCACAAGCCAGGTGAGCCGTGGGTTACCACGAATGCTGACTTTGCTAAGGGTTCCCATGAGGTTGTTGCTGGTGCCAAGGTCATCGATGAGGTGACGTATGGTGGCCTAGTTCCGGGTAAGGAATACACCTTGAAGGCTGAGCTCATTTCCAAGAAGGACGGCAAGTCTGTTCTGGGTACCGGTGAGAAGACCTTCACTCCGGAGAAGTCCAAGGGCATGGTGCCTGTCACCATCACCGTGAACGATGATGTGAAGGAGCCTGTCCAGGCTGCGGTTGCCTTCGAAGAGCTCACCTCCACCGAGGTCAATGACAAGGGCGAGGAAACTCCGGGTACTACTCCGGAGAAGCCGAACCACATTGCTGAGCACAAGGACATCAATGATGATGACCAGACCGTGATCTCCCACGAGGTCCACGATCAGGACAAGCCAGGCGGCTCCTCGGATGGTTCCTCCAACGGTTCCTCCAAGGACAATAAGTGGTGGCTCATCCTGATTCCGGGCATCGGCCTGGGCAAGATCATCAAGGATCACTTCGACCACAAGGATCATGGCAACCACAACGGTGGCCACGGTGACAACACCGGCAGCCACAATGGCGGCCACGGTGACAACACCGGTAACCACGATGGTGGCAATGGTCACGAGGTCAAGGGTCAGGACGCTCCTAAGGGCGGCAACGCTGACAATGGACACGGCCGTGGCGTCGAGGTCCAGGGTCAGGAACCTGAAGAGACTGGCAACGCACTGCCATCCAACGCCGAGCGCGTTGAGATTAAGTCCGTACCGTCCGGCGCAACCGAGCTTGAGCCGGGTATGCAGGATTACATCAAGTAG
- a CDS encoding VaFE repeat-containing surface-anchored protein, whose product MSTNADFANSSHEVVAGAKIVDEVTYEGLVPGKEYTLKAELISKKDGKTVLGKGEATFTPKKSHGMEPVTITVNDDVTEPVKAAVAFEELTSVEVNDKGEETPGTTSEKPNHIADHKEINDDDQTVTKKKNAIVSTNADFANSSHEVVAGAKIVDQVSYEGLVPGKEYSLDAQLISKDDGKTVLGETKGHTFTPDEADGKEPVTITVNDDVEEPVEAAVAFETLTSKVVNDKGEDTPDNDEPNWIGEHKDINDDDQTVTKKKNAIVSTNADFENGAHEVVAGAKIVDQVSYEGLVPGKEYSLDAQLISKDDGKTVLGETKGHTFTPKSANGTESVIITVDEKKVTEPVEAAVAFETLTSKVVNDKGEDTPDNDKPNWIGEHKDINDDDQTVPKENEETPTTVPVPGGDKETTEPTEPTNPTNPTEPTNPTNPTEPTEPTNPTEPTEPTEPTNPTEPTNPTNPTEPTEPTNPTEPTEPTNPTEPTNPTEPTNPTEPTNPTEPTNPTEPTNRA is encoded by the coding sequence ATCTCCACTAACGCTGACTTCGCTAATAGTTCTCATGAGGTTGTTGCTGGTGCCAAGATTGTTGATGAGGTCACCTACGAGGGTCTGGTTCCGGGTAAGGAATACACCCTGAAGGCTGAGCTGATTTCCAAGAAGGACGGCAAGACTGTTCTGGGCAAGGGTGAAGCTACCTTCACGCCGAAGAAGTCCCACGGCATGGAGCCTGTCACCATCACCGTGAACGATGATGTGACGGAGCCTGTCAAGGCTGCGGTTGCCTTCGAAGAGCTGACTTCTGTTGAGGTCAACGACAAGGGTGAGGAGACTCCGGGTACTACTTCGGAGAAGCCGAACCACATCGCTGACCACAAGGAGATCAATGATGATGACCAGACTGTGACCAAGAAGAAGAATGCGATTGTTTCTACGAACGCGGACTTCGCTAATAGTTCTCATGAGGTTGTTGCTGGTGCCAAGATTGTGGACCAGGTTTCCTACGAGGGTCTTGTTCCGGGTAAGGAATACTCCCTGGATGCCCAGCTGATTTCCAAGGATGACGGTAAGACCGTTCTGGGTGAGACTAAGGGTCACACCTTCACTCCGGATGAGGCTGATGGCAAGGAGCCTGTCACCATCACCGTTAATGATGATGTGGAGGAGCCGGTTGAGGCTGCGGTTGCCTTTGAGACTCTGACTTCTAAGGTTGTCAATGACAAGGGTGAGGACACCCCTGATAATGACGAGCCGAATTGGATTGGTGAGCACAAGGACATCAATGATGATGACCAGACTGTGACCAAGAAGAAGAATGCGATTGTTTCTACGAACGCGGACTTTGAGAATGGTGCTCATGAGGTTGTTGCTGGTGCCAAGATTGTGGACCAGGTTTCCTATGAGGGTTTGGTTCCGGGTAAGGAATATTCTCTTGATGCTCAGCTGATTTCCAAGGATGACGGTAAGACTGTTCTGGGTGAGACTAAGGGTCATACCTTCACCCCGAAGAGTGCTAATGGCACTGAGTCTGTGATCATCACCGTGGATGAGAAGAAGGTTACTGAGCCGGTTGAGGCTGCGGTTGCTTTCGAGACTCTGACTTCTAAGGTTGTCAATGACAAGGGTGAGGACACCCCGGATAATGACAAGCCGAATTGGATTGGTGAGCACAAGGACATCAATGATGATGACCAGACTGTGCCGAAGGAGAACGAGGAAACTCCTACCACTGTTCCTGTTCCGGGCGGCGATAAGGAAACCACTGAGCCGACTGAGCCGACTAACCCGACCAACCCGACTGAGCCGACTAACCCGACCAACCCGACTGAGCCGACTGAGCCGACCAACCCGACTGAGCCGACTGAGCCGACTGAGCCGACTAACCCGACTGAGCCGACTAACCCGACCAACCCGACTGAGCCGACTGAGCCGACCAACCCGACTGAGCCGACTGAGCCGACCAACCCGACTGAGCCGACTAACCCGACTGAGCCGACCAACCCGACTGAGCCGACCAACCCGACTGAGCCGACCAACCCGACTGAGCCGACCAACCGGGCCTGA